One Armatimonadota bacterium DNA segment encodes these proteins:
- a CDS encoding TRAP transporter fused permease subunit produces the protein MRKLVRPWDRLIQGGLAATVGFYLWTAAVGGTSLQYHRGIAVLYSLAAAFLLYRATSRAPEDRPSWADVALAVASGGVAGYWIVQYEALAYRAGAFTNLDVAMGTLALFLSVEVTRRVLGPSMTVVVLLLIAYALWGNHLPSVVGHRGFSFRRVVEYFYLTPEGLFGVMPDILASYILPFVAFGAFLMRAGVAKFFMDLSVALVGRMRGGPAQVAVVSSALFGSINGSPVANTATTGAFTIPLMKRCGFPPHIAAAVEAAASTGGMILPPVMGAGAFLMAELTRIPYARIAALSVLPGLLYFLGVGVMVYCEARKLGLEGLPPEQIPRPGEVLRGGWYLLLPLAVLVAVLMRTTSAPLAVITSIASTVLVSWVRRETRMGPREIWEALVDAGRNSTYVAAATGAIGIVVAVVTLTGIGVRFSQLVLDVSGGNLPLALLLVAAASFVLGMGMPITAAYLVLAVVAAPALVKLGVPLLAAHMIIFWLSLDSNITPPVALGAVTAAAIAQADPWRTGWNSFRFAKMIYVMPVLFAYTHILMTGTWQENLWAAISSVVGTVAFSIMSTAYFLVRTSVWEWLVLAAATVLCFIPTLATDLAGIGLFVLVYLWQRHRLLRERTEAEVPSQAAVVK, from the coding sequence ATGCGGAAGCTCGTGAGGCCGTGGGACCGCCTGATCCAGGGGGGTCTCGCGGCCACGGTGGGATTTTACCTGTGGACCGCCGCGGTGGGCGGGACAAGCCTCCAGTACCACCGCGGGATCGCGGTGCTCTACAGCCTCGCCGCCGCCTTCCTCCTCTACCGGGCCACCTCACGTGCCCCGGAGGACCGTCCCTCCTGGGCCGACGTGGCCCTCGCCGTAGCCTCCGGTGGGGTGGCCGGGTACTGGATCGTGCAGTACGAGGCCCTGGCCTACCGCGCGGGGGCCTTCACGAACCTGGACGTCGCCATGGGCACCCTGGCGCTCTTCCTGAGCGTGGAGGTCACCCGCCGGGTCCTGGGGCCCTCCATGACCGTGGTGGTGCTGCTCCTCATCGCCTACGCCCTTTGGGGGAACCACCTGCCTTCCGTGGTAGGCCACCGCGGGTTTTCCTTCCGTCGGGTCGTGGAGTATTTCTACCTGACCCCGGAAGGACTGTTCGGCGTGATGCCGGATATCCTCGCCAGCTACATCCTGCCCTTCGTGGCCTTCGGCGCGTTCCTCATGCGGGCGGGGGTGGCCAAGTTCTTCATGGACCTCTCCGTCGCGCTCGTCGGACGGATGCGAGGAGGGCCCGCGCAGGTAGCGGTGGTGAGCAGTGCTCTGTTTGGATCCATCAACGGAAGCCCCGTGGCCAACACCGCGACCACAGGCGCTTTCACCATTCCCCTGATGAAGCGATGCGGGTTTCCTCCTCACATCGCAGCCGCGGTGGAGGCCGCGGCCTCCACCGGGGGCATGATCTTGCCGCCCGTGATGGGCGCGGGCGCCTTCCTCATGGCAGAGCTCACTCGGATCCCCTACGCACGCATCGCGGCCCTCTCCGTCCTCCCTGGATTGCTGTACTTCCTGGGCGTGGGGGTGATGGTGTACTGCGAGGCCCGCAAGCTGGGGCTGGAGGGGCTGCCGCCCGAGCAGATCCCGCGTCCGGGGGAGGTGCTGCGGGGAGGCTGGTACCTCCTGCTGCCCCTGGCGGTGCTGGTGGCGGTCCTGATGCGCACCACTTCCGCTCCCTTGGCGGTCATCACCAGCATCGCCAGCACCGTGCTGGTGAGCTGGGTCCGACGGGAGACCCGCATGGGTCCTCGGGAGATCTGGGAAGCCCTGGTGGATGCGGGCCGCAACAGCACCTACGTGGCCGCGGCCACCGGCGCCATCGGCATCGTGGTGGCGGTGGTGACCCTCACGGGGATCGGCGTGCGCTTTAGCCAACTGGTCCTGGACGTCTCCGGCGGGAATCTTCCCCTTGCGCTGCTTCTGGTGGCCGCGGCCAGCTTCGTGCTGGGCATGGGCATGCCCATCACCGCCGCATACCTGGTGCTCGCCGTGGTGGCGGCTCCGGCTCTGGTGAAACTCGGGGTGCCGCTCCTCGCGGCCCACATGATCATCTTCTGGCTAAGTTTGGATTCCAACATCACACCCCCCGTGGCCTTGGGGGCGGTCACCGCCGCGGCCATCGCTCAAGCGGATCCGTGGCGCACGGGCTGGAACAGCTTCCGGTTCGCGAAGATGATCTACGTCATGCCCGTGCTGTTCGCCTACACCCACATCCTCATGACCGGAACCTGGCAGGAGAACCTCTGGGCCGCCATCTCCTCCGTGGTGGGAACCGTGGCCTTCTCCATCATGAGCACCGCATACTTCCTGGTGCGCACCAGCGTCTGGGAGTGGCTGGTGCTGGCCGCGGCCACGGTCCTGTGCTTCATCCCGACCCTGGCGACGGATCTCGCGGGGATCGGGCTGTTCGTCCTGGTGTATCTGTGGCAGCGTCACCGGCTCCTCCGGGAGAGGACAGAAGCGGAAGTTCCCTCCCAGGCGGCGGTGGTGAAGTAG
- a CDS encoding ABC transporter ATP-binding protein produces MSRPVLSVRNLVKRFGGIVAVDGVSFELEAGIILGIIGPNGSGKTTLLNLLNGVYPPEAGEVWLAGHRVEGGPPQRLADLGVMRTFQNTRVFRSLTVLQNMLVPLLHRPTRMQEARTRAMELLSSVGLSAYAHVPASQLSGGQQRLLEFVRALMTGPRVVLMDEPFAGVHPDAIEIMKERVESLRREGVAFVVVSHEIPVLLSLSQRVLCLNQGRVIADGPPEEVARNEAVVEAYLGGGRVGKVS; encoded by the coding sequence GTGAGCCGTCCGGTACTGAGTGTGCGGAACCTCGTGAAGCGCTTTGGCGGCATCGTGGCCGTGGACGGGGTGTCCTTCGAGCTGGAGGCGGGGATCATACTGGGGATCATCGGCCCCAACGGCTCGGGGAAGACGACCCTGCTGAACCTGCTGAACGGCGTTTACCCGCCGGAGGCGGGGGAGGTCTGGCTCGCGGGACACCGGGTGGAGGGAGGTCCGCCGCAGCGGCTCGCGGACCTGGGGGTCATGCGGACCTTCCAGAACACGAGGGTCTTCCGGAGCCTGACCGTCCTGCAGAACATGTTGGTGCCCCTCCTCCACCGTCCCACGCGGATGCAGGAGGCCCGGACCCGGGCCATGGAACTCCTCAGCTCCGTGGGGCTGTCCGCATACGCGCACGTCCCCGCAAGTCAGCTCTCCGGAGGGCAGCAGCGGCTGTTGGAGTTCGTGCGCGCCCTCATGACCGGGCCCCGGGTGGTGCTCATGGACGAGCCCTTCGCGGGCGTGCATCCGGACGCCATCGAGATCATGAAGGAGCGGGTGGAGTCCCTCCGGAGGGAGGGAGTGGCCTTCGTGGTGGTGAGCCACGAGATCCCGGTGCTCTTGTCCTTGAGCCAGCGCGTCCTCTGCCTCAACCAGGGACGGGTGATCGCGGACGGCCCCCCGGAGGAGGTGGCCCGCAACGAGGCCGTGGTGGAGGCCTACCTGGGAGGTGGGCGTGTCGGGAAGGTCTCCTGA
- a CDS encoding amino acid ABC transporter substrate-binding protein gives MRRLRGGGGILRVRERVGWGIGVFVLLFVVGSARVGSGAPSARPILVGGTLGLTGPFSGPSAVYKAVYEYWVSRVNREGGLLGRPVRLVLYDDEGKPAVAQALYQRLLKEDNVDLVLAPYTTLVGGSIIPIVESAGKVLWNGGFVGIELFKKSRWMVGAYAYQEPDYPRGIFELVDSLPPQQRPRRIGVVTEQNPFTLVVKNGYQGYGGVLGFARQRNIPVVLNEEFAPTVTDVRGLIQRAKAANVDLFFALALPNPAALLARTAHELGFKPAIYCQCGSPVTMLPYWRDLGPAAEGIMGTTIAWHTDRYKEVNTLHALLQRMGYPELPSYATVALTILQVMEQAVKATGTLDQAKLRAYVVGRKFATANGLIQYDKDGIPSYNQVILQFLRGRNEVVWPPNRATAKPIIPMP, from the coding sequence ATGAGGCGGCTGCGGGGTGGCGGTGGGATCCTCAGGGTCCGAGAGCGCGTGGGGTGGGGGATTGGGGTTTTCGTGCTCCTCTTCGTGGTCGGCTCGGCTCGGGTGGGTTCCGGCGCTCCGTCCGCGCGCCCCATCCTGGTGGGCGGGACCCTGGGGCTCACCGGCCCTTTCTCCGGTCCCTCCGCGGTGTACAAGGCGGTGTATGAGTACTGGGTGAGCCGGGTGAACCGGGAAGGCGGGCTTCTCGGCCGCCCCGTGCGGCTCGTGCTGTACGACGACGAAGGCAAGCCCGCGGTGGCCCAGGCCCTCTACCAGCGGCTGCTGAAGGAGGACAACGTGGACCTCGTCCTCGCGCCGTACACCACCCTCGTGGGGGGATCCATCATCCCCATCGTGGAATCCGCGGGGAAGGTCCTGTGGAACGGGGGATTCGTGGGCATCGAGCTCTTCAAGAAGTCCCGGTGGATGGTGGGCGCGTACGCGTACCAGGAGCCGGACTACCCGCGGGGGATCTTCGAGCTGGTGGACAGCCTCCCGCCCCAGCAGAGGCCCCGGCGGATCGGGGTGGTCACGGAGCAGAACCCCTTTACCCTGGTGGTGAAGAACGGGTATCAGGGGTACGGCGGGGTACTGGGGTTTGCCCGGCAGCGCAACATCCCCGTGGTGCTGAACGAGGAGTTCGCCCCCACGGTGACGGACGTGCGCGGGCTCATCCAGCGGGCCAAGGCGGCGAACGTGGACCTCTTCTTCGCCCTGGCCCTCCCCAACCCGGCGGCCCTGCTCGCCCGTACCGCCCACGAACTGGGATTCAAGCCCGCCATCTACTGCCAGTGCGGATCCCCGGTGACGATGCTCCCGTACTGGCGGGATCTCGGGCCGGCCGCGGAGGGGATCATGGGCACCACCATCGCCTGGCACACGGACCGCTACAAGGAGGTCAACACCCTCCACGCGTTGCTCCAGCGGATGGGGTATCCGGAGCTTCCCTCCTACGCCACCGTGGCCCTCACCATCCTCCAGGTCATGGAGCAGGCCGTAAAGGCTACGGGGACCCTGGATCAGGCGAAGTTGCGGGCGTACGTGGTGGGCCGGAAGTTCGCCACGGCCAACGGCCTCATCCAGTACGACAAGGATGGGATCCCGAGTTACAATCAGGTGATCCTGCAGTTCCTCCGGGGCCGGAACGAGGTGGTCTGGCCGCCGAACCGGGCCACCGCGAAGCCCATAATCCCCATGCCGTGA